Proteins encoded by one window of Aphidius gifuensis isolate YNYX2018 linkage group LG2, ASM1490517v1, whole genome shotgun sequence:
- the LOC122848801 gene encoding uncharacterized protein LOC122848801 isoform X2: protein MSEKVDEIAQNIVENAMMDAVDVSRAQVPNVIEVANQQESVASINNNSDEKVGQIVQSVTELAGLVRDFSDDLQNFQIGDYVLSVNITPLEIQLKRAISNLHLSEVESKNIIHPGDGKVEVSLSSEALTTHADNVDQNTVIPVNSEREIIKKRMTFVARLRRFFRIGKSPTKNS, encoded by the exons atgtcTGAGAAAGTTGATGAAATTGCCCAGAATATTGTAGAAAATGCAATGATGGATGCTGTCGATGTTTCAAGAGCTCAAGTTCCaaatg tTATTGAGGTTGCAAATCAACAAGAAAGTGttgcatcaataaataataattcagatGAAAAAGTTGGACAAATTGTTCAATCAGTCACAGAGCTAGCTGGTCTTGTTCGAGACTTTAGTGATGATCTTCAAAATTTTCAGATTGGTGATTATGTATTGAGTGTTAATATTACACCATTGGAAATTCAACTTAAACGTGCAATTAGTAATTTGCATTTGTCAGAAGTTGAGAGTAAAAATATCATACATCCAGGTGATGGAAAAGTTGAAGTGTCATTGTCATCAGAAGCATTGACAACACATGCTGATAATGTTGATCAAAATACAGTTATACCTGTCAACAGTGAAagagaaattattaaaaaacggATGACTTTTGTTGCAAGACTCCGAAGGTTCTTCCGAATTGGCAAAAGTCCTACTAAAAATTCATAG
- the LOC122848801 gene encoding uncharacterized protein LOC122848801 isoform X1 yields MSEKVDEIAQNIVENAMMDAVDVSRAQVPNEVIEVANQQESVASINNNSDEKVGQIVQSVTELAGLVRDFSDDLQNFQIGDYVLSVNITPLEIQLKRAISNLHLSEVESKNIIHPGDGKVEVSLSSEALTTHADNVDQNTVIPVNSEREIIKKRMTFVARLRRFFRIGKSPTKNS; encoded by the exons atgtcTGAGAAAGTTGATGAAATTGCCCAGAATATTGTAGAAAATGCAATGATGGATGCTGTCGATGTTTCAAGAGCTCAAGTTCCaaatg aagtTATTGAGGTTGCAAATCAACAAGAAAGTGttgcatcaataaataataattcagatGAAAAAGTTGGACAAATTGTTCAATCAGTCACAGAGCTAGCTGGTCTTGTTCGAGACTTTAGTGATGATCTTCAAAATTTTCAGATTGGTGATTATGTATTGAGTGTTAATATTACACCATTGGAAATTCAACTTAAACGTGCAATTAGTAATTTGCATTTGTCAGAAGTTGAGAGTAAAAATATCATACATCCAGGTGATGGAAAAGTTGAAGTGTCATTGTCATCAGAAGCATTGACAACACATGCTGATAATGTTGATCAAAATACAGTTATACCTGTCAACAGTGAAagagaaattattaaaaaacggATGACTTTTGTTGCAAGACTCCGAAGGTTCTTCCGAATTGGCAAAAGTCCTACTAAAAATTCATAG